Part of the Flavobacteriales bacterium genome is shown below.
GTGGTGTTTTTGCATTAATAAATATTGGGAACTCTGCTGATCAGCTAGAACAAAGTATGGCTGTTTTTGATAGTGTCCCAGATAATAGCCCAATGATGATTTATATGAAAGATTATAAGACTTTTGTGCTTGCCTCAATAGAAAATATGTACCCAATGAACCTCAGTAACATCATTTTATACTTAATAGAAGGCTTTGCAGCTTTATTGATGTTTAATTTAAAAAGAATTGGTTTTTGGATATATCTTGCTTGCCAAATAGGTTTTTTAGTTATTTTCTATACTTTCTATCCTGCTGATAATTTTATAACTACTGCAACAATTATTTCTGGACTTATTTTTTCAGGAATTTTTGTATTACTATATGGACTAAACCTGAAACATTTAACAAAGTAAGATGGGAGCAAAAAAAACGTACAATGATTATCCTGCTTGGAAAGAGTTCCAAGCTTATTATCCTCAAGAGTTTAGGATAGATGAAAAAACTCAACCAATAGAAACTTATTGGGAGTGGGAGGAGTATTCTGTACATCTAGATCGTTATATCCCAGAGGTTAATAATAAAAAAGTTAAAATTCTTCTTGTACATGGAGGAGGAGGAAACGGTCGGTTGATGGCTCCCATGGGAGTCGTGCTAAGTGGATTGGGTTATGAGTGTGTCGCTCCTGATATGCCAGGATTTGGTTTAACGGAAATTAGAAAACCTAACAGTTATAATACTTGGGTCGAACTAGTTGATGCTCTGGTTAACGCTGAGATGGAAAAAGATGGGAAGTCCATTATTCTTTGTGGCATAAGTTTAGGGGGAATGCTTGCTTACCATGCAGCATGCTTAAATAAAAATATTAAGGGGATTCTGGTTTCTAGCTTAGCCGATACAGCAGATCCAAGAGTACAAATTCAATTGTCAAAAAACGAATTTTTAGGGAAAACTGGAGCTAAAACTCTAGGAGCATTAAAAACATTAACTGATAATGTAAAGGTGCCGATAAAAATTACAACCAAAATGTGGGCAATGGCCAATGATCAAACCTTTGTTAAAAAGTTAAAGAAAGATAAAGTAGGATCTGGATCATGGGTTTATTTAAAGTTTTTAAGAACATTATTTGAAGCGAAGCCTGCGATAGAACCAGAGGAGTTTAAAAACTGTCCTTTGTTTTTTTTCCAACCTGAGAAAGATTTTATTATCCCGTGGGAGATCTCTGAACCGTTTTATGATCGCCTTGCTTGTGAAAAAGAAATGATGTATTTAGAAAATTGTGGACATATCCCGATGGAGAAACCTGGTGTTTTTCAGCTGAAAGACAAAGCGTTAGCTTTTATTGAAAAGATTGAAGCAACATTGTAAAAAACGAAAAATGATTTTTTTTGAAAAAAAATGTTGCAGATTAGAATAAAGTTAGTATCTTTGCCATCGCTAATGAAACGGATAGTTGGCAGAGTGGTCGAATGCGCCGGTCTTGAAAACCGGTTTACCGAAAGGTAACGGGGGTTCGAATCCCTCACTGTCCGCAAGAGAAAAAGAGGTCTGACTTTGTCAGGCCTTTTTTGTTTGTCGTTACTTGCTACAAATTTTAACAGTAATTAGTGATGAAGTCCTTTTTTTGAAAGAGCTAAAAAGGATTTGAAAAATTAGGGTTAGTGATAAACTTTTGGTCTGTTAACGAATGTAAAAAATTAATGAGGTCCAGTTTTTCTTTCGGTGTCAATGTAAAAGGTTGAATAAAATCACTTTGGTGTTTATGATTTTTTCCTCCTGAAGCGTAATGTTCAATAACTTCTCGTAAAGTAGCTATACTGCCATCATGCATATAAGGAGCTGTTATCCCTATGTTTCTTAGAGAGGGTGTTTTAAAAATGGCTCTGTCTTTTTCTAATTCTGTAAGTCGCATTCTACCAGAATCAGCATATACTTTATAAAGACCATTATTGGTTAAACTGTAGTTTGTAAAGTTGTTTCCAGAATGACATTTCGTACAGTAAAGCTTTTGAGTAAAAATTTCTAACCCATTTTTTTCAGATTCATTTAAAGCATTTTGAACTCCTTTTTGAAATTGATCAAATGGAGCGTTTTTGCTAATGAGTGTTTTTTCAAAAGAGGCGATAGAATGTGCATAAACATATTCGTTGGGTTCAATTCCGTATGCTTTTTTACTGAGTTGATTATAAAAGTTACTGTTCTTTAGTCGTTCAACCAGCAATAAAATATGAAAGTCAAACTCTTTATGTTCTTGAATGGGAACAAGGGTTTGAGCTTGAAGAGATGGGTTAACACCGTCTAACAAAAATGATGTTTGGTTTTTAAAATTAACAAGAGTAGGTGAGTTTCGACTTACTCGCTGTCCTTTTATTCCTATGCTTTTTTTTAAACCATCAGTAAACGCTAAATGTTGTTGATGACAGGAGGAACACGAGATACTTGAATCTCTTGATAAGATGGGATCGTAAAACAAATGTCTGCCTAATTGGATAGCTGCAAGACTATCAACTGTTTCGTTTTTTTGATAAATAGCAACTTTTCTATAGTTGTATTGAGATTTGAAAGCAATAGTAGAACTGACTAATGCAAGCAAAATTATCAGTGATAAAAATAGTTTCATCATAGAAAAAAAGAGTCCTTTTAATACCAAAAGGGGGGACTAGTTAAGATTAATAATTATTGACAGTAAATTTGATGCTTTCTTTGGTTGATTTACCATCCGTAAAAGTCGCAACGTAAAATCCATCAGGAAGTTCTTTGTTGATAAAGAAATTACCTTCTGAAATAAGGTTGTCTTTTAATAAAACGATTTTACCATTGCTGTCAGTAATGATGACTGTCAACTTTTCGTTGGTGTGAAAGGTGTAATATATTGTTGGAGCATAGGCAATTGTATAATCTACAAACAAATGATTAGGCGTGTTGGTAATTTCTGAAAAACCTACAGTTGGGCTCGCACTAAATACTGTATAGTCGTTAGTATTATCACATATTTCAGAATTAATTGAACCTCCATTATGTTGAATTCCATTGGAGACAAGGTCTATGTTTTGAATCCAGTCTGCAATGTTTGCATACATTTGCATTGTTATTGTACCTCCGTTATCAGTAGCAGATATATTTACCGAAACAGGCCTTAAAAGGTGATTTCCTAAAGCATGAAACTGGAAAGCTTTATTAGGAACCCCATCGTTATTAGAATCTACCATTCCATCAATCACAATAAAGAAGTAGCCAGATGGCCAGCCCCAATCCATAGATGGTGATTGGGAAGCTAAAGGGTGTGGAGCAGAATAGTTACTCGTCCCTGAACCATTTGCTGCAGCATCAACACCTAAATTAAAATTAAACGCTTCTAAACTTGTTAAACTGTGCGTTCCTAAGTCGTAGTTTGAAATATTAGCGCTACCTAGTACATATTGATCCGTTAATGGAGTCGTTTGACCTCCGTCATGGGTAAAAGACATCCCAGAGAGGTAATACTGAACCCTACTGAATTTAACTACTTTTCCATCTGTGTTGGTATATAGTTGACCATACGAGAATGCTTGTCCTTGAAACTCATGTGTCATGGTTAATTCCACATTGGTTTGAGCTTGAATAGTTACTCCCAAAAAAAGGATGAGGATAAATGTTGCTGCGTTTTTCATAGCTAATTTATTTTAAGATTAGTGTTTGCGTATATATTTTTTGATTCAGTAGAATCTTAATCCAATAGACTCCAGATGCTTGATTAGATAAGTTAATGGAAGTTTGATTAAGGCCAACTTTGGCAGTGTATCGTTTGTTTAGGATAGGTTTTCCTAAAAGGTTCATGACTTGAATATTGATATTTTGTGTTTGATTAATTTCGAATTCTAGAGAACAGAGCCCATTACTAGGAACAGGATATGTTTTTATTTTTGAAAGTATTGTTTCGTTTTCATTGTGATCTGAAAATCCTTCTATATTAACGGGGATTGTTTGCTGTCCAATATTGTTTTCTGTATTCAAATTAAAATATTCAATTTGAATGACGTTTTGAAATTCAGTAATTGGTTCAATTAGGACACCATACCTTTCTCCTGGTAGAACAATTATGGTGTCATTAGCTTCTGGATTGGGTAATGGACGGCCGTCAGAAGATATGATTTGAGCGTTAAGTGCTTCAGGTAATACGATTTGATTTCCCAAATTTCCAATATTGGCAAATCTTAAATAGGTGGTTTCGTTAGCGTGATAATTAACTGCTGTACCACCAAAAGAAGCGTTTCCATTAATCAGAAAATATTGAGGAATATAGGTTAAAGGAGTGCTTTTGTCTTCCATTGTGTGATTTAAAATGGTATCATGATGCCATGTTGTGTCTATTTCCGATAGAAGAAATGCAGCTTCATTGTCGTATGAATAGCCGTTATCCCAAGTAGTGTTGCTTCCGTTAGCGGGTTTTACAATTATTAGCCCATACATTCCAGCTTGCACATGTATAGGAGAAACAACATGGCAGTGATAAAGGTAAGTACCTGGATGAGGTGCTTTGAAATAATAACTAGCTGTATCATCATGAGCAATGGAGTAAGAAGTCATGGGAACACCATCATTTTGTTGGTTAACATCTAATCCATGTAGATGTATTGTATGTGGAGGACCTTGAGAAAGGTTCCATAAATCTAACCGGACAGAATTTCCCTCATTAAATATAAGGGTAGGAGCAGGGAGGTCAATTAAACTTCCGATAAGTTCTGTATACCCCATCAGTTTTATCTTGTTTCCATCTGGTAAAGTAAAATGTTTAAAAACATCAATTTTGGAAATCAATAATTTTGAGACATCAATTTGCGAGTATGTTGTGAAATAGGATAGTAGTAATAGCAATAATATAGTTAATTGTTTCATTATGGGGAAATTAGTATTGTCGTTAGCATTCCATTGGGGTACAGTCCATTTCCTGTTACAGCAACAAGGTTGTGGTCGTGTATAGGGTATTCTCCCGGTTGATTAGGAATGATTTCCAAAATCAATGTTTCCATGCTATAGATGGGAAAAGTATCTTTACTTCTGTTTAGGTGGTTGGGGTTTTTTGAAGAATATTTAATTGTTGCGTGATATCCGTGGAAATGTAAAGCGTGAATGCTTTGTCCCGTGTTACTGATAAAAAGGGATAAGGTGTCTCCCACATTTCCTGTAATTCTAGCCAGCGTATCGTTGTTGGTTTCAGGGTAACTATTCCCGTTAATGGTATAATAATTAGGCTGATAGGTGTTCCAGTCTGGAGCACCTCCTCCTAAAATAGATGTATTCCAACTGGATTAGATGTATTCCAACTGGATTGATGTGTTTTTAAATTCCAGAAAAAATTGTTGGGTGAATCATGAACAGCAATTAGCCCACTTAAGCCTGCATAGCTATATTGAGGGTAATTGGTCGGATCATAGTAAATGAAAGCGCCAATGTCTGTAAATTGATGATTGATTTGAATAGAATCTCCCGCAAGAATAACCGGAGTGCTATTTAAAACCCCTTTGATTTCAAAACTATGGGGTACCGAATCAAAATTGACAATCCACAATTCTAAAACATCATTAACAGCTAGCTCAATTACTGGATTGTTAATTGAGAATGAATTGGATGCGTTAAAAGTTAGGTAGGGAAAACTGCTTCCATTATTCACGGCTAAGGAGTCTCCTAAAATGTATAGTTTTTCTTCTATAACAGCTGCTTGAATACAGCTGGTAATCATGAAAAAAAAGAAAATAATTCGTTTCATTGTTTGATAAATTGTTGAGCGTTCACATAACCTTGATGACTTTCAGCTTGGATAGTATATATCCCCTTTGGAAGCTCAGAAATATTGATGACGAGATTGTTAATATTGTTGACTGTATGATGCTGAACAACTTGTCCAAATGTATTTAAAATGCGAAGCGTATTTATCTCGTGATGGCTGAGTGAAAGCGAAAGCCAATCTTGAGCTGGATTTGGAAATAAACGAATGGGCTTTGTTGCATTTTCTTTGACACTAGTCATATTTACTGAATTTAATAACCACGTGACTGTATCGCCATCATCAGGAAAATTAGTGTCATAAACATAAACTCTGTATTTAACCATTCCTGTATTTCCCATAGGGTTAACAGTTAGTCGGGTATACCCATCCAAGTTACTGTGAATTGGAACCATAGGAGCTGTTGTTCCAACAGGGACAATAGATCCCATACAAAATCCTTGTATACACAGTAGTCCATCCCAAGTGCTGGGAATATCATTATAAACGACCTCAATTTCTAGGTTTACAGTATCAACCGAGGAGGAAATGAGCTGATCTATTTTTAAAATGGTCGTTGAATTCGCATCAATATCCTGAACAATAGAATCATTGGGACTGCAAGTAAACGTTTGTGAAATACAGTTTATAGAGATCAAGAGCTGGAGAAATAGGGGGAATAATTTTTTCATGAGTTTAATTTTTTAGAGAATAGAGAAAGCTAATCATATTGGAAAGCACCAAGCCTTATGTTAGCTGTTATATGCTACACGGTGTTAGGGGGAAATAGGAAAGTAAAAAAGCCTAAGCAATTTTAGATCGAAAAATCAAGTGTCACATCATTTAATGCTTCTTGTATCTGTAGTGGTAGGGGGCAAGAGATTGTCCATAAAAATTGTTTTTTCTGAGGTAGAAGATAGTTTATATAAAAGATCCAAAAGTTCTTTTAAGAAACTGGAACTAAGTTAGTTGGTTTAGAACCTGTTGTCAATAGAAAAGTTTTTTCATAATAGGAATCCTAACGGAATTGATGGTTCCAATTGATGCTTATTGTATTAAAAGAAAATAACTACTTCTAGTTGAGGAACGGTTGTTTGGGGTTAGCTTTCTTTTTCAAACTCTTTTTGTTCTGCTTTAAAGCTGATGATAATTTTATCCGAAAAAATTTCGTTGATGATGACTTCATTTTTAACATCACCTGCTTTGACAAGGTAGTCTTTATCATCGATTTTGAGGAGTCCTAACTGGTTATTAATTACCCCAGAATATACTATTTTAGGCCACTTGATAACCGTCGTTTCTTTAGGTTTAATAGGGGAGGGAGTTCTTGTTTGTTGGCGATTTGTTGAAGAAAAAACAGGTGCCTGAGCGGTCACTTTATTTTTAGTCTTTTTGTTTAAAAAAGGGTCTCTATAGTTGAGTTGTAAATCACTTTTTTGTTGAGGTTTAAGCTTTAGTGGTGCAACTTGTGGAATGTATTGTGATACTTGGGTTGAATATTCTTCATCAGAAGCGTCCATATAGTCTATCCACTCTAAAGCAGAGTATCCCCATACCAATACGGTAATAATAATTAATGCTATCGTTTTGTTTTTTTTATTCATTAAAGCACAATAAATGATTGGAAATAAGGCTGAGTAGATTGGTTACCAGCAGCATCATACGTTATTACAGTCCAGTAGTAAGTGCCACTGTTATTTGGGAGGGTTAAGGAGGTGTCTTGTTGTAGACTACCATAGCGACCAGTAGGGTTTTGAATCGTATCAGAATAAATAAAGATAGAGTCAAAAAGTGTACTCTGTACGGTTCCATTGTTGGCAGCTCTTGACCAAGTGAATTCATAAATACTGTCGGAGTATAGGTTGCCAGTAGATGCGTCGGGAAGACCTAAGTTGGGACGATTTGGAGACGTTAAATCAATATTAATAAGGAATTTGCTTGTATAGTTGGTTTCTGAGGGTAAATTGTTGATTCCTTTTACAGACCAACTATACTTTCCCTCTGGTAAATTGATAGGATTAGCGAGTTGTGTAGTGGTAAGGTTAGTGTCTAAAAAAATGGTTCCTGTATTCCAGTTTGTTCCAGATTTTAAAGTTAATTGATAATTTTCAGCCGCATATAAATCTTGCCAAGTAAAACTAAAGTTATTATTATTGGTGTAGGTATTATTAATGGGATCGTAAAGGATGATTGTTTGAGAACTTAAATTAAAAGATGAATCGATTACGAGGCGCATGGTAGGGCTATAATTGGTTTCTGAAGAATTGTTTTCGGCTCTTACTTTCCATTCATATTCACCAGGGGATAGAGAGTACTGAACTGTTGATAGTGTTAGCGATGAATCTATGTATAGCGTACTAGGGTTATTCAATGATGGACAACCAATGAGCATACGATAATTGGTCGCACCATCTACATCTTCCCAGTCGAAAGTGATGTTTAAGTTGGTAGAGATAGCGTTGTTGGCAGGAGTAATCAATGTAATTGACTGTTCTTCAAGATTTTTCTCGAAAAAATCCTTACAAGCGCTAAGGCTGACAACTAATAATAATAGTCCAATAAGTCTAGGCATTCTTCTTAATGTTTTGAAAATAGACGGTTGCATATAATTTTTTTTGATGGTGTAAAAGATTGTGTTTTAATTCAAATTGGATTGAAGCTAAATTCGCTTGATCAAATTGAGATTCTAATTGGTGAATTAAGCTTAATAAGTCAATGAAACTCCCTTCTAGTTCAAAAACTCCTGTAATCACAGTATATTGTCCTTGTTGGTATTGATGTGGAGCTGGAACACGAGTTATTTTAATGGGAAATTCTTTTTTTAGCTGTTCTATTTGCTCCATTAATAGCTGTTGAATTTGTCCAGCATGAACTTCCTTGTCGATAATGAGTTGGTCTAGTTCTTTAGATTGGGCTTTTACATTAACCAATAGAGCATTATAATCAATATCGTTATTGGATAATTGTAATAGCTCTTCATATTCTTGTTTTAATTTAAAGGTATTCCCTAGTGTATTCTTGAAAATGTAATTCCCAAAAAAGAGTACCAATACTACAATTAATACAAATGATATTTTATTTGAAATTTGATTATTCATGAAGTGTAATTTTTATTTCAAATAATCCTGGGTGTTCGCGGTCAGATTGACTATAGTTTTGAATAATACTTTCAGCAATCCATTTTTCCTGCTCTAACTTTAAGATGAACTCTTTTAATTGTATACTCTGTTCTGCAATTCCTTTTATGTAGATTTCGTTTTTCTTAATTTTTAGTTTTTCTCCAGCTTTAAGTTTGTTTTCTATTAAGCCAATATTCAGTTCTAATAGCGCAATCGATCGAGGAGTTAATGCTGCAATTTGATCTGCGTATATCGAAAAGCTATTGTAAGAAGATACCCCTGTGGTTTTTAAAATGTTAATTTGTTGATTCAACTCACTTTGTTTTTGCTCGTATAAACTAAATTTAGCTTGTTGGTCGCTAGTTTGTTCTTTGAGTTCAGCATAAGCTTCTTCATATTTTTGCCCTAGAAAATAATTGGTTAACGTAATAAACAAAACTAAAATAAAGAAGAGTCGAAGGACAGCTATTTGATAAATGTTAAACTTAACCTCTTGCTGAGTTTTCGTCAACGTAGTTGTAGAACATAATTCTATATTGGGGTCTTTCGAAAAACTTTGTAAAGCGGAAGAGAAAGCAATAATGTTTTGAAAGTCAATGGATTCGTTTTCAATTGTTAGTGCTCTCCCAACTTCATTTTGTTGTTGAGTAACGATATATCCTTTTTCTGTATGGGTAAGTGTATAGTGCGGTAAATGTTGAGAAGTTTCGACTAAAGGTAAAGTCGCAAAAGGTCCTAGAATTACTTCAATACAATCTAATCCTACAGCTACAAATTGGTCGATAATGTCATCTAAAACTTCTTTTTTTATTACCGCTACCATCCAACCCGTATGATTCCAATATTTTTGAACATAAAAACGATCTGATTTGGCTCCAGGAAGTGCTTTTTGTAGAATAATATTATCCTCTTCTTCTTCATCAGCAATAACAGATTTAATTAAAACTTGCTTTCCAGTAACAGCCAAACAAATAGGTGGGTTAGGACTAAAAGGTATGGCTTTGTTCTTCCCAATTAATTGATTTAATTCTTCTAAGTTATTGATTAATGCCCCAGTTTTCTTAATAGAAATAGAGCCATAATAGTTTTTGATTTGGCAATAGGAATACACAGGAGTATTCCCAGTTGTAATTTCTACGCCAGAGAGTACTCGGCTAGATAAAAAGTTGCTATGTTTTAAAAAGCTAAACATCAATTTATTCGTAAGAAATCGTAGGTTTTATAAAAATCGTTAATTGTTTCTTGAGTTTCTTCTTTGACCTGCTTCCAAAAATAGACCTTAGAACTGGTATCCTTGAAATAAAAGGAATTCCAGAGGATGTTGCTGTCTTTTGATTTTCATCAAGCCCTCCAAGAAGGATGGTTTCCCCATTTCGTACTCGTACCAACGATTCAAAGCTTCTCGTTGTTTGTCCAGGAGGAGCTGTTTCTGCTACTTTAGTTGTAAAAGTAGATTGCTCAACTTTAATATCTAAGGTTACTTGTTCGTCTTTGGATACACTTGGAGTTACTGTAATTGATAAATCAGCCGTTACCGATTTCCATTGTTGACTCTGATAGACATTAGGGCTGATTTGGTTGTTGACTATTTGATTATTAACTTCTAAATAATACTGTTGATCTCCGATTTTCATAGAAGTTTCATGGCCGTTAAGTGTCGCAACAGTAGGGGTCGATTTTATTTTTACAATTCCATCTTCCTCCAGCGCTTTAAGGCTAAGGTAAAAGTTGGGAGCAACATTTCCTAAATTGAGAATTCCTAAACCATTAACGCCTTCTACTACATCATTAATGGCATCAGTACTAAGGTTTAAGTCAACCCCTGGGGATACTGTCC
Proteins encoded:
- a CDS encoding cytochrome-c peroxidase, which codes for MMKLFLSLIILLALVSSTIAFKSQYNYRKVAIYQKNETVDSLAAIQLGRHLFYDPILSRDSSISCSSCHQQHLAFTDGLKKSIGIKGQRVSRNSPTLVNFKNQTSFLLDGVNPSLQAQTLVPIQEHKEFDFHILLLVERLKNSNFYNQLSKKAYGIEPNEYVYAHSIASFEKTLISKNAPFDQFQKGVQNALNESEKNGLEIFTQKLYCTKCHSGNNFTNYSLTNNGLYKVYADSGRMRLTELEKDRAIFKTPSLRNIGITAPYMHDGSIATLREVIEHYASGGKNHKHQSDFIQPFTLTPKEKLDLINFLHSLTDQKFITNPNFSNPF
- a CDS encoding T9SS type A sorting domain-containing protein — encoded protein: MKNAATFILILFLGVTIQAQTNVELTMTHEFQGQAFSYGQLYTNTDGKVVKFSRVQYYLSGMSFTHDGGQTTPLTDQYVLGSANISNYDLGTHSLTSLEAFNFNLGVDAAANGSGTSNYSAPHPLASQSPSMDWGWPSGYFFIVIDGMVDSNNDGVPNKAFQFHALGNHLLRPVSVNISATDNGGTITMQMYANIADWIQNIDLVSNGIQHNGGSINSEICDNTNDYTVFSASPTVGFSEITNTPNHLFVDYTIAYAPTIYYTFHTNEKLTVIITDSNGKIVLLKDNLISEGNFFINKELPDGFYVATFTDGKSTKESIKFTVNNY
- a CDS encoding alpha/beta hydrolase; translation: MGAKKTYNDYPAWKEFQAYYPQEFRIDEKTQPIETYWEWEEYSVHLDRYIPEVNNKKVKILLVHGGGGNGRLMAPMGVVLSGLGYECVAPDMPGFGLTEIRKPNSYNTWVELVDALVNAEMEKDGKSIILCGISLGGMLAYHAACLNKNIKGILVSSLADTADPRVQIQLSKNEFLGKTGAKTLGALKTLTDNVKVPIKITTKMWAMANDQTFVKKLKKDKVGSGSWVYLKFLRTLFEAKPAIEPEEFKNCPLFFFQPEKDFIIPWEISEPFYDRLACEKEMMYLENCGHIPMEKPGVFQLKDKALAFIEKIEATL
- a CDS encoding multicopper oxidase domain-containing protein, which codes for MNGNSYPETNNDTLARITGNVGDTLSLFISNTGQSIHALHFHGYHATIKYSSKNPNHLNRSKDTFPIYSMETLILEIIPNQPGEYPIHDHNLVAVTGNGLYPNGMLTTILISP
- a CDS encoding T9SS type A sorting domain-containing protein, whose amino-acid sequence is MKKLFPLFLQLLISINCISQTFTCSPNDSIVQDIDANSTTILKIDQLISSSVDTVNLEIEVVYNDIPSTWDGLLCIQGFCMGSIVPVGTTAPMVPIHSNLDGYTRLTVNPMGNTGMVKYRVYVYDTNFPDDGDTVTWLLNSVNMTSVKENATKPIRLFPNPAQDWLSLSLSHHEINTLRILNTFGQVVQHHTVNNINNLVINISELPKGIYTIQAESHQGYVNAQQFIKQ
- a CDS encoding multicopper oxidase domain-containing protein produces the protein MKQLTILLLLLLSYFTTYSQIDVSKLLISKIDVFKHFTLPDGNKIKLMGYTELIGSLIDLPAPTLIFNEGNSVRLDLWNLSQGPPHTIHLHGLDVNQQNDGVPMTSYSIAHDDTASYYFKAPHPGTYLYHCHVVSPIHVQAGMYGLIIVKPANGSNTTWDNGYSYDNEAAFLLSEIDTTWHHDTILNHTMEDKSTPLTYIPQYFLINGNASFGGTAVNYHANETTYLRFANIGNLGNQIVLPEALNAQIISSDGRPLPNPEANDTIIVLPGERYGVLIEPITEFQNVIQIEYFNLNTENNIGQQTIPVNIEGFSDHNENETILSKIKTYPVPSNGLCSLEFEINQTQNINIQVMNLLGKPILNKRYTAKVGLNQTSINLSNQASGVYWIKILLNQKIYTQTLILK